In a single window of the Rhineura floridana isolate rRhiFlo1 chromosome 3, rRhiFlo1.hap2, whole genome shotgun sequence genome:
- the GPX1 gene encoding glutathione peroxidase 1 has protein sequence MAWWAELLNLLKRAKVDPSFRTYSATSLSAREMAGRPAAGLAGLLVRPLGAKEPVDLGSLLGRVLLVSNVASLUGTTSRDFTQFRELQQRFGPRGFAVLAFPCNQFGHQENTTNEEILNSLKYVRPGNGYEPNFTVFEKCEVNGANAHPLFKFLKEALPFPHDDPVSLMTNPQFIIWSPVCRNDIAWNFEKFLIGRDGVPFKRYSRQFETIRIQDDIEKLL, from the exons ATGGCTTGGTGGGCGGAGTTGCTCAACCTTCTCAAAAGAGCGAAAGTGGACCCTTCCTTCCGCACTTATTCTGCAACATCCTTGTCCGCTCGTGAAATGGCTGGAAGACCGGCTGCTGGTCTAGCGGGGCTACTTGTGCGGCCGCTAGGGGCTAAGGAGCCCGTCGATCTGGGCTCGCTGCTGGGGAGGGTGCTGCTTGTCTCCAATGTGGCTTCCCTCTGAGGCACCACGAGCCGGGACTTCACCCAGTTTCGCGAGTTGCAGCAGCGCTTCGGACCTCGAGGGTTCGCCGTGCTCGCCTTCCCATGCAACCAGTTCGGCCACCAG gagaatACCACCAATGAAGAGATATTGAATTCACTAAAGTATGTCCGCCCAGGCAATGGGTATGAGCCAAATTTCACTGTGTTTGAAAAGTGCGAGGTGAATGGTGCAAATGCTCATCCACTCTTCAAATTCCTGAAGGAGGCATTGCCCTTCCCACATGATGATCCTGTGTCTCTGATGACCAATCCGCAGTTCATAATTTGGTCTCCTGTGTGCCGCAATGACATCGCATGGAATTTTGAGAAGTTCCTCATAGGTCGTGATGGAGTGCCTTTCAAGCGTTACAGCAGGCAGTttgaaaccatcaggatccaggaTGATATTGAAAAGCTGCTTTAG